Below is a genomic region from Terriglobales bacterium.
AGGCGCGGCACCTGTGCATGATGATGCGGGGAGTGGAGAAGCAGCACTCCGCGGCGGTGACCTCTTCGATGCTGGGGGCCTTCCGCGAGGAGCAGGAGACGCGCGAGGAGTTCTTGTCGCTGATACGAGGACGGGGTAATAACGGCGGATAGGGCCTTACCCTGGTCAAGATCAATCCCATGAAACGAGCTGCGCAAAAGAGACGGCGGAAGGCAGCGGGCCGCTTCCGCAAGCAGGTGGCGATCGTCACCGGCGCGAGCCGCGGGATTGGGCTGGCGGTGGCCGAAGCGCTGGCCGCCGAGGGCGCCATCGTGGTGCTGGTAGGGCGCGATCCGCGGGCCCTGCAGGCGGCGGAACATCGAGTCGCCAGTTATGGCGGCCGCGGATTGACGGTGTGTGCGGACGTGCGCAAGCCGGAATCCGCCCGGTTCGTGTTCAGAGTCGTGCGGGAGCGCTATGGGCGGGTGGACATCCTGTTCAACAACGCCGGAATCGCTCACCGCATCACGCCGATTGCCAAACTGCCGCTCGAGACCTGGCGCGAGGTGCTCGACACCAACTTGACGGCGCTGCTGATCTGGACGCAGGCGCTGCTGCCCCTGATGAAGCGCGGAGCTACGGTGGTGAACAACCTGTCGGTTTCGGCGAGAAAGGTGTACGCAGGGTCGGCGGCGTACACCGCCTCGAAGTTCGGAGCGCTGGGGTTCACGGACACACTGCGCGAAGAAGTGCGTGGCCGGGGCATCCGGGTGATCTCGCTGATGCCGGGGCCGGTGGACACGGCGTTGTGGGATACGCTATGGCCCACGGCTCCGCGCAAGCGCATGATCGCCGCGGCGACCGTAGCCCGCGTACTGGTGGAAGCGCTGGCGCAGCCGGCCGAGACCACGGTGGAGGAGATCGTGGTCGCACCCTCGGCGGGCCCACTGTAGAAGCTCGCCCTGATAGAATCGGGGAGCCCC
It encodes:
- a CDS encoding SDR family NAD(P)-dependent oxidoreductase, translated to MKRAAQKRRRKAAGRFRKQVAIVTGASRGIGLAVAEALAAEGAIVVLVGRDPRALQAAEHRVASYGGRGLTVCADVRKPESARFVFRVVRERYGRVDILFNNAGIAHRITPIAKLPLETWREVLDTNLTALLIWTQALLPLMKRGATVVNNLSVSARKVYAGSAAYTASKFGALGFTDTLREEVRGRGIRVISLMPGPVDTALWDTLWPTAPRKRMIAAATVARVLVEALAQPAETTVEEIVVAPSAGPL